The following is a genomic window from Chitinophaga caseinilytica.
GGGGTAGGTACCGAAGTCCACATCGAGCATGCTGCCCTGGGCGCCTTCGGCGAGCACTTTCTTCCCGGCTTTCAGGTTGCCGTTCAGCCAGTATTCCCCGTTCACGATGTTCATTTTCGAGAGGAATTCCACCGCTTCCCAGAATTCGTTCTCCCATTCGGCGATATCTTCATCGAAATTATAATTGGCGAGCAATTGCAGATGCTTGGCTTTCAGCTTTTCGTACTGCTGGCGGAAGTCGCTCCGCAGCACATCGCCCACGCGGAGGCCGTTGCGGCCTGTTTTGTCCATATAAGCCGGCCCGATCCCTTTCAGGGTAGAACCGATCTTTTCCTGGCCTTTCGACAGCTCGGAAGCTTTGTCGAGCGCGCGGTGGGTAGGCACGATGATATGCGTTTTTTCCGCAATGAACAGGTTTTGGGACAGATCAATGCCCATTTCCGCCACTTTCTGGCATTCTTTACGGAAAGTCACCGGGTCGAGCACCACCCCGTTACCGATCAGGTTCAGGGTATTGCCGTGAAATACGCCGGAGGGGATGGTATGCAACACCACTTTCTGGCCATTGACATACAGCGTATGGCCCGCGTTCGGGCCGCCCTGGAAGCGTGCGATGATATCATATTTACCGGCAAAGTAATCTACGATCTTGCCTTTGCCTTCATCGCCCCATTGCAGCCCCAGCAGAACATCTACCATTGTTGAAAAGTTAATTATTGTTTAAAGAAGTGGCAAAAATAAGGCGATTGTGTGAAAATCGGGAGGAAATAAAAATATTCTAATCTTCCAGCCTTTGAATGCTCTGGATACCATCCAGCCCCTTGAGGCGGTTCACCAGCTCCTCCAGTTCGTCCTTATCATGTACGAAAACCTTGATCAGGCCTTCGAACAGCCCTTCCTTCGACTCGATCGTCAGCCCCGCGATATTGATCTTCAGCTCGCCGGAGATAATATTGGTGATCTTGTGGATCACGCCCACATCGTCCATCCCCACGATCTTGAGGCCCGTCAGGAACGAGATTTCCCGGTTTTTCACCCATTTCGTCTTTACCACCCGGTGACCGTAATTGGCCAGCAGCTGGGCGGCGTTCGGGCAATTCGTCCGGTGGATCTTCAGCCCTTCGCTCGCCGTCACGAAGCCGAAAACATCGTCGCCCGGGATGGGGCGGCAGCAATTGGCCAGTTTATAGGCGATCTTGTCGGAGCTTTCCCCGAAAATGATCAGTTCCGCGTCTTTTTTGGACGATTCCTTCGATTTGTGATGCTCCTCGGCCGGCGCGGGCTCGGCGGGCTTCACGGGCTTGGGCGGCTCCAGCTTGTCGCCCAGCACATTGAACTGCTTCAGTTCCCGCAGGTCGATGTTTTTGACGGCCACCTGGTAGTAGAGGTCCAGGGGCGACGGCTGTTTATAGAATTGCACCAGTTCGTTGATATTGTATTGACTGGCGCTCACTTTCATATGGTCGAGCTTGCGGTGGAGGATGTCTTTCCCATCCATGGCCACTTTCCGTTTTTCTTCCTTCAGCGCGTCCTTGATCTTGCTTTTGGCTTTGGCCGTGAGCACGATATTGAGCCAGTCTTCCGAGGGCTTTTGCTTGTTGGACGTGATGATTTCCACCTGGTCGCCGCTGCGGAGCTTATGGCTGAGGGGTACCAGTTTGTAGTTCACCTTGGCCCCGATGCACTTGTTGCCCACGGCGGAGTGGATGGAATACGCGAAATCGAGGGCGGTGGAGCCTACGGGCAGTATTTTGAGGTCGCCTTTCGGTGTGTAAACGTAGATTTCCTCGGTGAAGAGGTTGGATTTGAAATCGGCGAGGAAGTCGAGCGTATTGGTGTCAGGGCTGTTGAGGATTTCCCGGATCTGGCTGAACCACTGTTCGAATTTCGATTCCTGGACGTTGGAATTGCCTTCCTTGTAGCGCCAGTGGGCGGCCAGGCCTTTTTCGGCATAGTCGTTCATGCGCTTGGAGCGTATCTGCACTTCCACCCACTTCCCGTTGGGGCCCATTACCGTTACGTGCAGGGCTTCGTAGCCGTTTCCTTTCGGGTTGGAAAGCCAGTCGCGCGTGCGTTCGGGGCTGGGGTGGTAGAAGTCGGTGATGATGGAGTAGACTTTCCAGCAGTCGGCTTTTTCCTTTTCCACGGCGGAGTCGAGGATGATGCGGATGGCGAAGAGGTCGTATACTTCTTCGAACTGGACGCCTTTGGTTTTGATCTTGTTCCAAATGGAGTGGATGGATTTTGGGCGGCCGTATATTTCGAAGTTGAAGCCTTCTTCCTGGAGCACTTCCTTGATCGGCTTGATGAATTCGTTGATATACCGGGTTCGTTCGCGCTTTGTTTCCTTGAGGCGCTTGGCGATTTCGCGGTAATGGTCCTGCTCGGTGTACTTCATGGCGAGGTCTTCGAGCTCGGACTTGATATTGTACAGGCCGAGGCGGTGGGCCAGGGGTGCGTAGATGAAGACCGTTTCCGAGGCGATTTTGAGCTGTTTTTCGCGGCTCATGGAATCGAGGGTGCGCATATTGTGGAGGCGGTCTGCCAGCTTGATGAGGATGACGCGGGGGTCATCTGCGAGGGTGAGGAGGATTTTCTTGAAATTCTCCGCCTGCATGGTGCTGGTGTTGGAATCGATGACGGTGGATATTTTGGTGAGCCCGTCCACGATATGGGCGATTTCGCTGCCGAATTCGCGTTCCACGTCTTCGAGGGTCACCTCGGTGTCTTCCACGGTGTCGTGCAAAAGCGCGCAGATGGCGGAGCGAACGCCGAGGCCTATTTCCTCGACGGTGATCTGGGAAACCGCGAGGGGGTGAAGGATGTAGGGCTCACCGGATTTGCGGCGCATATCTTTATGGGCGTCTGCCGCCATTTCGAAAGCGGTGCGCACGAGCTCCCGGTCGCCTTTTTTGAGGCGGGGCTTCAGGGCGCGTAAAAGGGCGCGATAATGGCGGACGATCTCCTTTTTCTCCTGCTCTTCGTCGAGGTTGTATTTTTGTACGGTCACTGTATCCATGCTGAGATCAAAAATACAAAAAGGACGCCATAAGGTGATATCCTGCCATTGCGTCAGCCGCGCGTTTTTCTAGATTTTTATTCGTCGCAATAAGTTGATTATCAATACAATTATAGCCTTCAGTATCCATAATTTTTATAATTCCTAAAAAAGAATACCTTTGCATGCCTTGAAAAAGCGGATGTGGTGAAATTGGTAGACACGCCAGACTTAGGATCTGGTGCCGCGAGGCATGTAGGTTCGAGTCCTATCATCCGCACGAAATTTGTCGGGAGCCAGGTATTAAGCCTGGCTTTTTTTATGAGGTGATGCGGCAGAAATTTGATTTCGACACGCCAGACTTAGGATCTGGTGCCGCGAGGCATGTAGGTTCGAGTCCTATCATCCGCACGAAATTTGTCGGGAGCCAGGTATTAAGCCTGGCTTTTTTTATGTCCAATTCGCCCCCCGACAAAGTCTTTTCCTCCCTTCCCCGATTGCCGCCCATTCCTGTAATTTTGATACAGGATGCGAACATGCACCTCACCACCACGGCATCCTGCAACGATCCTCCTTTTTATCCCGCATTCGTTACCGCTAAAAACACTTCTATACATGAAAAACGTAACAACAACTGTAGGAAACCGGGCAGTAGTAAGCCCCGAAGAATGGACTGCCTCCCGCATCGCATTGCTGAAAGCGGAAAAAGAGCTCACTCATCGCAGCGACGAAGTGGCCAGGATGCGCCAGCAGCTACCCTGCGTGGAGATCCACAAAAATTATGTGTTCGATACCGACAACGGGAAACTGTCGCTGGAAGCGCTGTTCGACAGCCGTTCCCAGCTGCTGGTGTATCACTTTATGTTTGGGCCGGATTACGCGGCCGGATGCGCCAGCTGTTCATCCATCGCCGACAGCTTCAACGGCATCACCGAACACCTGAAAAGCCACGATGTGATGCTGTGGGCCATTTCCAGGGCGCCGCTCACAAAGCTGCAGGCGTTCAAATCGCGCATGGGATGGAGTTTTCCATGGGCATCGTCTTTCGAAAGCGATTTCAATTACGACTTCGGCGTATCCTACACCGCCGAGCAAATGGAAGCCGGTGCCTATCATAATTACAAAAAAGAAGATCCCATCATCCATGCCCGGTACAAATCAGACGGCTCCAGCGATGTAGCCATGCTGTCGGGCACCGATCTTTTTACCTACGTTAAAGAGCGGCCGGGGATGAGCGCGTTCATCCGTGAGGGCGACCGCATCTTTCACACCTACTCCGCCTTCGAGCGCGGTGTGGATATTTTGTGGAACATGTACCAGTGGCTGGACAGGGCACCCCTTGGCCGGAATGAAAACAGCTTTTGGCTGAAACATCACGACCAATACAACAACGAACAAAACGGCTCCGGGAAAAGCTGCTGTCACTAAATCATAAAAAATGTTCGAAGCGATCTTTGCCGGGTTGGGCATCGGTATGGCCGGAAGCCTGCACTGCGTCGGCATGTGCGGGCCACTGGCCTTATCGCTGCCCGTAAGCGGAAGAACGGAGATTGCAAGGGTACTTGCCGTGCTTTTGTATAATCTCGGGCGCATCGCCACCTATTTTACAATGGGCCTTGCGCTTGGCTGGGCCAGCCACCGGATGGCTTTTGCCGGTTATCAGCAAATAGCGTCCGTAGCGATGGGAGCACTTATATTGGCGCTGTTGCTGTTGAAAAAATTCCTGCCTGGTAGACGATGGACCGGATATTTGAGAAACGGGGTAAGGAAATGGTTACGATATTTCCTCGTGCGGAGGAACAGCGCAGGAACGTTCTTCGTGATCGGGCTGCTGAATGGCGCGCTGCCCTGCGGAACAGTGTACATAGCCATTGCTGCGGCACTTACCACCGGGAGCGCGTTTCACTCCGGGTTGTTGATGATCGCGTTCGGATTCGGCACCCTCCCGCTGATGGCACTGCTGATGCTCTGCGGCCATCATCTCAGCCTGTCCTGGAAAAACCGCTTTAGAAAGGCGGCGCCGTTATTTATCGCAGGTGTTGCGGTACTGATGGTTTTGCGTGGCCTTAACCTGGGGCTCCCCTTCGTTAGCCAAGCCTTTTCGGGATCGGGGAGCGCCATTTCATCAAATGCCATCCCACGAAATAATTCAGTTCGCATCATTCATGAACAGTAATTCCGCCGCTTCCCGGTTGTATTTGTTTTTGTACGCCAGCGGCGAGATGCCGGTAATTTTCCGGAACACCTCGCGGAAAGCTTTTGCATCCGAATAGCCAACTTCGTACATGATTTCGTTTACGGTTTTGGGGGTGGATTCCAGCGCTTTCTTCGCGGATTCTATTTTCAGGCGCTGCAGGTATTCGGC
Proteins encoded in this region:
- a CDS encoding RelA/SpoT family protein, with translation MDTVTVQKYNLDEEQEKKEIVRHYRALLRALKPRLKKGDRELVRTAFEMAADAHKDMRRKSGEPYILHPLAVSQITVEEIGLGVRSAICALLHDTVEDTEVTLEDVEREFGSEIAHIVDGLTKISTVIDSNTSTMQAENFKKILLTLADDPRVILIKLADRLHNMRTLDSMSREKQLKIASETVFIYAPLAHRLGLYNIKSELEDLAMKYTEQDHYREIAKRLKETKRERTRYINEFIKPIKEVLQEEGFNFEIYGRPKSIHSIWNKIKTKGVQFEEVYDLFAIRIILDSAVEKEKADCWKVYSIITDFYHPSPERTRDWLSNPKGNGYEALHVTVMGPNGKWVEVQIRSKRMNDYAEKGLAAHWRYKEGNSNVQESKFEQWFSQIREILNSPDTNTLDFLADFKSNLFTEEIYVYTPKGDLKILPVGSTALDFAYSIHSAVGNKCIGAKVNYKLVPLSHKLRSGDQVEIITSNKQKPSEDWLNIVLTAKAKSKIKDALKEEKRKVAMDGKDILHRKLDHMKVSASQYNINELVQFYKQPSPLDLYYQVAVKNIDLRELKQFNVLGDKLEPPKPVKPAEPAPAEEHHKSKESSKKDAELIIFGESSDKIAYKLANCCRPIPGDDVFGFVTASEGLKIHRTNCPNAAQLLANYGHRVVKTKWVKNREISFLTGLKIVGMDDVGVIHKITNIISGELKINIAGLTIESKEGLFEGLIKVFVHDKDELEELVNRLKGLDGIQSIQRLED
- a CDS encoding adenylosuccinate synthase, which encodes MVDVLLGLQWGDEGKGKIVDYFAGKYDIIARFQGGPNAGHTLYVNGQKVVLHTIPSGVFHGNTLNLIGNGVVLDPVTFRKECQKVAEMGIDLSQNLFIAEKTHIIVPTHRALDKASELSKGQEKIGSTLKGIGPAYMDKTGRNGLRVGDVLRSDFRQQYEKLKAKHLQLLANYNFDEDIAEWENEFWEAVEFLSKMNIVNGEYWLNGNLKAGKKVLAEGAQGSMLDVDFGTYPFVTSSNTISAGVCTGLGIAPKWVAEVIGVTKAYCTRVGSGPFPTELEDETGERLRQAGHEFGATTGRPRRCGWIDLVALDYTCMLSGVTQLVMTKSDVLDEFDTVSACTAYSIDGQTTREMPFNICGAPIQPVLENFPGWSEPTAKSERYDALPLEMKKFLSFVEDYLKVPVKYVSNGPGRDQILEK
- a CDS encoding DUF899 domain-containing protein, with protein sequence MKNVTTTVGNRAVVSPEEWTASRIALLKAEKELTHRSDEVARMRQQLPCVEIHKNYVFDTDNGKLSLEALFDSRSQLLVYHFMFGPDYAAGCASCSSIADSFNGITEHLKSHDVMLWAISRAPLTKLQAFKSRMGWSFPWASSFESDFNYDFGVSYTAEQMEAGAYHNYKKEDPIIHARYKSDGSSDVAMLSGTDLFTYVKERPGMSAFIREGDRIFHTYSAFERGVDILWNMYQWLDRAPLGRNENSFWLKHHDQYNNEQNGSGKSCCH
- a CDS encoding sulfite exporter TauE/SafE family protein: MFEAIFAGLGIGMAGSLHCVGMCGPLALSLPVSGRTEIARVLAVLLYNLGRIATYFTMGLALGWASHRMAFAGYQQIASVAMGALILALLLLKKFLPGRRWTGYLRNGVRKWLRYFLVRRNSAGTFFVIGLLNGALPCGTVYIAIAAALTTGSAFHSGLLMIAFGFGTLPLMALLMLCGHHLSLSWKNRFRKAAPLFIAGVAVLMVLRGLNLGLPFVSQAFSGSGSAISSNAIPRNNSVRIIHEQ